Genomic DNA from Candidatus Cloacimonadota bacterium:
AAACTTCGATTTGTTTCGGAGGGTTTTTGTTTATTGCTTCGGAGATTTTTATTACCGTCTTTTAGAACAGAAGGTAAAGATTCATCGCTAAAATCAGTCGGAGCATCCCATTCCAGAGTAACATCATTTGTGGACACACTTGCAATTAAATTTGCGGGAATATTGAGAAGTTCCAGTTCAAAATTGCAATTTGTGGTTTGGTTTGCAATAACTTCCTGATTTGTTATAATTTCTGTTTGGTATCCATATAAACTTGCTCTAATATCATACGAGTCCGGAATGAGTGGCATAATATATTCACCATCTTGATTCGGGTGAGCAGTTTGAGTGTTCACAAAAATGGTTACATCTTTCACATTTCCGCTTCCTCCAAGCAGATTTACATTTCCGGCAAAATAGCCCAAATTTTGAGAATTTCCATTTTCCATTAAAACATCATCAATAGACCATCGGTTGATACCAAACGAATCCCCATCAAAAGTGAAAGCAAACTGAAACGTGGGTGAGCCCACATCACTTGTGGAAATCGTAATATTCTCAGTTGTTGCTGGTAAATTTGATGATGGCCATGTTGTTACAGTATTCCATGTGTTGCCATCGCCGGTTGTTTCCAGTCGAATTTCATAATTACCCGTATAATTGTTAATTGAGTGTGAAAATTCCAGTTCTAAAGTACTTGAACCAGCTGTGTTTAAAGGTAGAATTTGTAATCTTTGAACAGCTGTTGTTGAAGGATAATAGCTAAATTGAGCTTCCGGTGGTGAACTGCCGGCATGATTACTATAACTTCCGCCCCAATTAAACGATCCTGAAGAGGACGTAATTTCCCAACCATCAGGGGGAAAACTGTTAAAATCTTCATTAATTAGAACAGGAATTTGAGAAATTGTCAGAGAGAAATCGCCTTCATTGCTATAATTTAATTCGCCGGAAATAATCCAATCCAGATTTACAATATGCCCGACAGGAGCGTTGGTTGCAGCCGATAAATTAAAAATACCGGAGGATATGTTTCCCGCATCAATATCTCCGATAAAAAATTCAGATGAATTAAGAGTGATATAAGGATCATTTAAGAAAATTAATGTACCGATTTCATATCCGCT
This window encodes:
- a CDS encoding choice-of-anchor J domain-containing protein, with the protein product NLGTNPATSVSAIIFTPDEFITINQNESDYGNIGGSSFQTNFTDFNISVSENCPDGYIAEILVNVMSNENNWELYFNIELNAPIIDLESVLVNDGQNSILDPGETAEIVLLFENSGGASGYEIGTLIFLNDPYITLNSSEFFIGDIDAGNISSGIFNLSAATNAPVGHIVNLDWIISGELNYSNEGDFSLTISQIPVLINEDFNSFPPDGWEITSSSGSFNWGGSYSNHAGSSPPEAQFSYYPSTTAVQRLQILPLNTAGSSTLELEFSHSINNYTGNYEIRLETTGDGNTWNTVTTWPSSNLPATTENITISTSDVGSPTFQFAFTFDGDSFGINRWSIDDVLMENGNSQNLGYFAGNVNLLGGSGNVKDVTIFVNTQTAHPNQDGEYIMPLIPDSYDIRASLYGYQTEIITNQEVIANQTTNCNFELELLNIPANLIASVSTNDVTLEWDAPTDFSDESLPSVLKDGNKNLRSNKQKPSETNRS